In Methanofollis aquaemaris, the genomic window CGACGACGACCATCACGACCGCCGCGAAGATGAATTTCTTCTGTACCACACCATACCCCTCCGTTCATCCGCCGGATTGGGATGGAAAGATGATAAGAACGATCCCGGATGCAGAACCTCCGGATTTCCACCGCCGGAGATTTTATACATCCGGGACTTTGAATCCTCTGTACGGTGAACGATGAAAAGGAGCGTCTATTTCTTCGCATGTCCTGCTTTTGCCGACTGGGAACCGCCGCTTGCGGTCTCCATGATCTCTGATACGAACGAATTCCCGAAAAAAAGAAGTTACAGGGTGATCACCTTCGGGCTTTCGAAAGATCCGGTCTCGTCGCTCGGCGGGATCACGGTCCTCCCGGACGTCGACGTCGACGGGGTCGACCTTGCGGATGCGGCGATGGTGATCCTGCCCGGGTCGTCATTCTACGAAAATCACGACCCTGTTGAACTGTTCCCTCTGATCAGGGAGTGCGTACGGCACAAGATCCCCGTAGCGGCGATCTGCGGCGGGACGCTCTTCCTCGCACGGCACGGTTTTCTGGACGACGTCCGCCACACCAGTTGCGGTCCAGAGTGGCTGAAGGAGCACGCTCCCGACTATCGCGGGGAGGTGCATTACGTTCATGCGCCGGGCGTCGCCGACGGCGGCATCATCACGGCAAATCCCTTCGGTTTCGTGGAGTTTGCCGCCGAGATCATCAGGGCGCTGGACGTGTTCCCACCAGAATATCTCGAATTCTGGGTGCGCACCATCAAGACCGGCTACCTGAACGTCGATTCGGTCGACCCGACGGCGGGAAAGATGAATGAGTGAGGGGTGGCGGGGCGGCGGCGACCTCTGGCGCGGCAAGCCCGAGACTCCTGTCCGTCGTCACCTTTCCTCTCTCTCGATGAACTCCCTGATCTCGGCGGTCGCACGTTCCCCTTCGGGCGTGTCCTCGACGACGAAGAAGATCGTCCCGGCAAGGAGGGCCGCACCCCCGGCCGCCAGGACCGGGAGGGGAAGCGTAACGAGCATGAGGATGCATGAGCCCGCACCGACCAGGGGGATGAGAGGGCCGAACGGGATCCTGAAGTAGGTCCGATCGCCGGGGACGGGCCTGTGCCCGAGGGTGAGGATGACGGCGCTGATGTTGACGAGGCCCATCGAGACGAGAGCGACGGTGTTGGTGAGGTCGACGATCACCCCGAGGTTCCCGAGGAGGATCAGCCCGGCCGCGACGCCTGCCGAAAGGAGCACGGCGTTTGCCGGTTGTTCGCCCTTGAGGGCAGCAAAACGTCCGGGGATCTGCTTTTCGGCCGCCATCGTGAGGATCACCCTGGACCCCCCGATGATGTTGGCGTTCGCGGCCGAGAGCGTGGAAAAGATCGCCCCGATAGCGACGATCGTCCCGCCCCACCCGCCGAAGAAGACGACCGCGGCGTCGAAGAGGCTGCTGTCGCCGTACGCCGGGAGATGGGCGGCGAGGAGGGCGACCTCGACGCCGCAGTAGATCACGGCGACGATCCCGATCGAGGCGAGGGTGGCGAGGGGAACGACCCGCGCCGAACTTTTGATCTCGCCGCCCATCATCGCCACGACCTGGAAACCGAGATAGGCGAAGAAGACCATCGCGACACCGTCGAGCATCGCCCCGGTCCCGTGCGGGAAGAAAGGCGTGAAGTCGGCGGGGGTGAGATTGATCACCCCGACGGCCGCCACCAGGAGGAGGACGACGATCTTCGCCGCCACCAGGGCCACCTCGGCCCGGCCGGCCTCGGCGGTGCTCCTGAGGTTGAGGAGGGTGAGCAGGACGAGACCGACGAGGGCGGCGATCCTGGGGTCGAAAGCGGTGCCGAGAAGGCGGTTTGCATAGATCCCGAGACCGAGAAGGACGAAGGCCGAGGCGATGGTGACGCTGATGTACATTCCCCATCCGGCAAGAAAACCCGGATACGGCCCGAGCATGTGGTGGGCATAGAGATATCCGCCGCCGTCGCCGGGGCAGATGCTCGCAAGGACGGCATAGGATAGACCGGTGAAGGCGACGAGGATCCCGCAGAGGAGATAGGACAGAACGGCCGCGGGTCCGGCCGTCTGGACCATGAGACCCGAGAGGACGAAGACCCCGGCCCCGACCATGTTTCCGACCGCAAAGGCGACCGCGGTGCCTGCGCTGAGCCCCCCGCTGCGGGTGTAGCCGTCGGCCATCAGGTGGTTCTCGCATCTCCCCGTTAAAAAAGTGATCCTCAGATGGAGAGGAGAGAGGGGACGGCGGTCAGTTCCTCCTCTCTCCTCAAAGAGTGATATATTCCATCCGCCCGCCCGACGACGCACCCGACTCATTTTCAAAACGCATACCGCAACCCTGGATGGCCCCGATGGATCTGACCTGCCGGTCGGCCGAGAAGATCACCTTTCTCCGCGACACGGCGGACCTCAACGTTGTATTACACGGCATATCCGTGACGTAAAGAATGAGGGGAAGGGCCGGGGAGCCGCCAGCCCCCCGCAGAGATAGCCGCCCAGAGTATTTTTACAGGGTCAACAAAGAGGAAAAGCCATATCATCTCACGCGTATCACTCCATCAATAGCCAGGAGGAAGAGAGGGAATGCACCGAACCGTAGCAGAAAAAATACCGGAGATAACAGAGATCTGCAGGACGCACCGCGTCAAAACGCTCGAACTCTTCGGGTCGGCGGCCGGGGAGGGGTTCGACCCCGCTACGAGCGACCTCGATTTTGTCGTCGAGTTCGAGGCCATGTCGCCGGCCGAACACGCCGACATCTATCTCGACCTCGCCCGTGATCTCGAAGCACTCTTCGCCCGTCCCGTCGACCTGGTGGAGATGGCGCCCATCAAAAATCCCTATTTCAGAAAGGCGGTGGAAGAGTCCAGGGTCCCCGTATATGCCGCCCCATGAGATCAGGAAGTACCTCTACGATGTGGCCGCGGCCTCAGATCTGATCACATCATTTGTTGATGGGAAAAACTTCGACGATTACCGGAACGACTCGATGCTCCGCTCCGCAGTTGAGCGCCAGTTCGAGATCATCGGGGAAGCGCTGAACCAGGCGGTCAAAAGATATCCCGATCTGAAAGATGAGATCCCCGACGCTTCCCGCATCATATCGTTCAGGAACCGGCTCATCCACGGGTATGCCACGGTCTCGGACGAGGTCGTGTGGGGTATCGTCGAAAAGTACCTGCCTCCTCTCCGAAAACAGGTGAAGATGATGCTGGAAGGATCGTCCTGAACCATCCCGCGGGGGACGCCTTCATCCCCCCTCCGACCGACTCCCTGCCACGCGGTACACCGAAGGCAGGATCGGCCGGGTCTTCTCTCTCCGGATCGACGACGGCGAGGACATCCTCGAAGAACTCACCCGCTTTGCCGGGGAGAAGGGGATCGCCTGCGGCATGGTCCAGGTGCTCGGGGCGCTGAGGCCGGTCTTCCCCCCCGTCCCCCATGTGGAGAAGGTCGCCGCGGGCGGGGGGTCTCCGGGAGCGTGCGGCTGTCTACCTCGTCGTGAAGGCGGTCATCGTGGAGCTCGTCGGGATGGCGGCCGGACAGGCGTGCACCTCCCGGTCTTCGGAAGAGGGTGAGGGGTTCGCCGGTCCCGTCGACAGGGGGAGAGGTCTGATCATGAGACTCTCTCCGGGCCGACAGGGGAATGACACACCGCGCACCGTACGGCAATCCCGTGCCGTTGCTCACCATATAAATTCCGATATGGACAGTTATGCCGATATGAGAATCCGAAATCATATATATGATCAAATTGCTCTCATAAAAATGAGCAATCATCAAAATACCACTTCTTTACGTATAATAGGGATAATTATTGCAGCTTTTTTGCTTTTTGTCGGCACGACGAGCGCTGCCGTCCCCGCGGCATCATTCACCGCCGCACCGACGGAGGGCGTCGCACCTCTCACCGTCGCCTTCACCGACACCTCCGACGGCGACCCGACCGGGCAGGCGTGGTTCTTCGGCGACGAGGACTACACGCAGGCCTGGACACCTCTGCCCGACGCCGGGTGGTCGGCGCGGAGTTTCCCTGCGACGGTCGCACTGCCCGACGGCACCATTGTCCTCATGGGCGGCTGTGAATGGCCCGCCTACACAAACGACACCTGGAAGTCGACAGACGGCGGCAGGACCTGGACGGAGGTGAACGCGAGTTCAGGGTGGACGGCACGGTCCGGCCATACCACCGTCGCCCTCCCCGACGGCACTATCGTCCTCATGGGC contains:
- a CDS encoding type 1 glutamine amidotransferase family protein; translated protein: MKRSVYFFACPAFADWEPPLAVSMISDTNEFPKKRSYRVITFGLSKDPVSSLGGITVLPDVDVDGVDLADAAMVILPGSSFYENHDPVELFPLIRECVRHKIPVAAICGGTLFLARHGFLDDVRHTSCGPEWLKEHAPDYRGEVHYVHAPGVADGGIITANPFGFVEFAAEIIRALDVFPPEYLEFWVRTIKTGYLNVDSVDPTAGKMNE
- a CDS encoding APC family permease, whose protein sequence is MADGYTRSGGLSAGTAVAFAVGNMVGAGVFVLSGLMVQTAGPAAVLSYLLCGILVAFTGLSYAVLASICPGDGGGYLYAHHMLGPYPGFLAGWGMYISVTIASAFVLLGLGIYANRLLGTAFDPRIAALVGLVLLTLLNLRSTAEAGRAEVALVAAKIVVLLLVAAVGVINLTPADFTPFFPHGTGAMLDGVAMVFFAYLGFQVVAMMGGEIKSSARVVPLATLASIGIVAVIYCGVEVALLAAHLPAYGDSSLFDAAVVFFGGWGGTIVAIGAIFSTLSAANANIIGGSRVILTMAAEKQIPGRFAALKGEQPANAVLLSAGVAAGLILLGNLGVIVDLTNTVALVSMGLVNISAVILTLGHRPVPGDRTYFRIPFGPLIPLVGAGSCILMLVTLPLPVLAAGGAALLAGTIFFVVEDTPEGERATAEIREFIEREER
- a CDS encoding nucleotidyltransferase family protein, with translation MHRTVAEKIPEITEICRTHRVKTLELFGSAAGEGFDPATSDLDFVVEFEAMSPAEHADIYLDLARDLEALFARPVDLVEMAPIKNPYFRKAVEESRVPVYAAP
- a CDS encoding HepT-like ribonuclease domain-containing protein; this encodes MPPHEIRKYLYDVAAASDLITSFVDGKNFDDYRNDSMLRSAVERQFEIIGEALNQAVKRYPDLKDEIPDASRIISFRNRLIHGYATVSDEVVWGIVEKYLPPLRKQVKMMLEGSS
- a CDS encoding PCC domain-containing protein, which gives rise to MGRVFSLRIDDGEDILEELTRFAGEKGIACGMVQVLGALRPVFPPVPHVEKVAAGGGSPGACGCLPRREGGHRGARRDGGRTGVHLPVFGRG